One Falco biarmicus isolate bFalBia1 chromosome 13, bFalBia1.pri, whole genome shotgun sequence genomic region harbors:
- the MRPL44 gene encoding 39S ribosomal protein L44, mitochondrial, translated as MATRLLLAASRRLLAGAGAGARPGLRFRMLSPPAKKRWLRAYLEQQRLEAPARRRSEQPNWDYHAEIQAFSHRLHENFSLDLLKTAFVNSCYIESEEARRRELGLDEGSVALNLQDNSKLAEQGMSFSRAYLLRCFEGAYPDLPAKGVEALVDFLTSQELVSYVAQNLSIQDLTLCKEFPVPPDVLQRTFFAVIGALLDSSGPEKTGIFVRDFFIPQLIGKDLFEIWEVVNPMGLLVEELTKRNISSPEPRITRQLGVSTVLPLYFVGLYCDKKIIAEGPGETLLAAEEEAARVALRKLYGYTENRRPWDYSKPKQGLAAEKAISSN; from the exons ATGGCCACCCGGTTGCTCTTGGCGGCGTCGCGGCGGCTGctggccggggccggggccggagCGAGGCCCGGCCTGAGGTTCCGCATGCTGTCGCCCCCCGCGAAGAAGCGGTGGCTCCGCGCTTACCTGGAGCAGCAGCGGCTGGAGGCGCCCGCCCGGCGGCG ATCAGAGCAGCCCAACTGGGATTACCATGCAGAGATACAAGCTTTTAGCCACCGGCTGCATGAAAATTTTTCCTTGGATCTTCTTAAGACTGCATTTGTTAATTCTTGTTACATTGAAAGCGAGGAGGCCAGGCGCCGAGAACTTGGCCTAGACGAAGGATCGGTTGCTCTTAACCTACAAGATAACAGTAAACTCGCTGAACAGGGGATGTCTTTTTCACGTGCTTACCTGCTGCGGTGCTTTGAAGGTGCCTACCCAGATTTACCTGCAAAGGGGGTAGAAGCACTTGTTGATTTTCTTACCAGCCAGGAACTTGTTTCTTATGTGGCTCAAAACCTGTCTATACAGGACTTAACACTTTGCAAAGAGTTCCCCGTCCCGCCAGATGTGCTACAGAGGACGTTCTTTGCTGTAATAGGAGCCTTGCTTGATAGTAGCGGGCCTGAGAAAACGGGGATCTTTGTCAGG gatttttttattccccagctgattggaaaagacctgtttGAAATCTGGGAAGTTGTAAATCCAATGGGCTTACTAGTGGAAGAACTGACCAAGAGGAATATCTCTTCTCCAGAACCAAGAATTACCAGGCAGCTGGGAGTCAGCACGGTCCTGCCACTGTACTTTGTTGGGTTGTACTG cgATAAGAAGATTATAGCTGAAGGTCCTGGTGAAACGCTGcttgctgcagaggaagaagctgCCCGCGTGGCACTGCGGAAGCTGTATGGGTATACAGAGAACAGGAGACCTTGGGATTACTCGAAACCCAAACAAGGACTGGCAGCTGAAAAGGCTATCAGCAGTAACTAG